GTCGGGTATCAGTAAATCAGAATCTATTCTTTTACATATTATTTTGCCCATTTCCTTTAATATACTGGCAAACATGCagtttttcatattttgaaaAGGAAACGGCCGCTACGAAGGCTTTATTTATACTGATTCCGAGCTGTAGCGATGTCGTTCAGCTCATTGAAAAGCCGCCTTTTCAACTATAATCATATTGAAATATTCAAACCAAAGTGAAACGTATTATATGTACGTAAATATAAAGACAAAAAGCGAATTTCCATAAGAATATCTCATCAGCTACATTTGGAAAACAAATAATACAAAGACGAAGAGGTCTACTGCAATGGATCAGAAAGATTCTGGGCGACCTGTGGCGCCAATCTCGTTCCAGGCCCCTGGGGAATAAAGAGGGTAGACCCTGGGAACTGTAGATTTACGGCGCCGGAAGCGTTTCCTATAAGGATCACCATATGCCAATCAAATGAACAACATCTGACAGAGTTAAAAAGCTCAAATGATAATTTATACCACACCAATATGTTGAAGACAGTTTATCGAGACCCAATGTAAACATAACAAGCTTATTACGTTGCTGATAAAGCTCCTAAGTCGGTCAACTTATGTTAGATGCTTGTCTCGTTCTTTGATCCAATCGCGTTTTTTTATTGACGAAAAGCGGGCGATAAGTTGTGATAATGAACGCAAAACCCGGCTCAAGCCCAGTGTCGCGACTGAGAGGCCTGAATAAATCCGTTGGAGGACTTGTAAGGCCAAAGTTACGGAGAGTACATACTGCTAATACAGAGAAAGAGCTTTTAAAGACTGTCGATGGCGCCGCGTTTGCTGGAATGGCCGACGATTTCAACCTGCGAGAAACCACTCATTTTCAAGAGGAATCCCGTTGTATTTCCACTGTAAATGTGCCTTCGTTCAAGTTGCGCGCCAGCACACGTCAAGGATTTGACGGCAAAGGCAGTGCTCTAAGCAGGGGAGCGGAAACTGTAGATAAACAAACCAGTTTTAACAAGGAGTCTCAAAACTGCGGCTTGGATTACAGAGATTTCAAATCACGCGTTATTCACTCAAGAATTCGAGAACTTATTCGCCAAATATTGCTCTCTCACCTAGACAAGTGGGAATTCAATCCTGTCATTTGCGGTGAAAAGTGTCGCAAAATAAGTAAAGCAATCGAAAATGATGTCAAACTATTGTTAAGTGCCCGATACAAGATCACAGCGCTGGTCTACATCGGTGCGATTCGCGACCGAGGTATTGAGCTTTCCAGTCAATGTGCCTGGAATCCAAGCACTGATAGCTTTTCTATGGCTACCTTCACGAACGATTCCCTGCATGCTACAGGAATTGTTTTTGCGACTTTATTCAGTGACTGATAGACGATAATGCGTGTTGAAACAACTCAATATCGAAGTATACTTCAACTCTCTCATGGCCAGTCTAGAAAGTCAGCGGGAGACAATTAATAGACAATAAACTGTACTCTATTAAAATTGTGATGTAATGTAGTTAAATGTTTGTTCGAAGGCTTTTCCTTTTAGGAAGGAGACAACGCTACTACTGCAAGCTCGTCATCTAGTCCTTTAATAGGGATCATTTAAAAGGTTTAAAAGAAATACCTTCAAAGATCCACATGGCATGTAACTATATTTCACGACACGATAGAGACAGAGAACTTCCTGTCAAAAACGTAGCGGTAGACTTCTTCAGTGTTATATTTCCGTGAATATCTTGAGTCATTTCACCTTAGCGCACTTTCCGGCATCGAAAAAGTGGGATTAACATGGTAACAGTGGTCTGAAGTCTGTAATGAAAATTCGCGATGACAGATTCAAGTACTGATCAGTTAGCACCCCACTGTGAAATATAGGAATTAGTTGCAGACATTTCATGATGGAAGGCTGCAATGCAAAATTTGGATAAACATGAAAGTGCACCACCCAAAACTGTATTAATACTAATTTATAGTTCAGTCCTTTAAAGCAATCGTTAGGGTCATTCTGAGTTTGTATTGCGTCTGGAAGTCTCGGTTGCTTGAACAATCAGGTTACTCGCCTACTAAAGCAAGAGAAAACGTAACAACTTGTCTTCTTCGACCCTTCAGCTGTTAAGACAATTAAAGCTTTAGTTTTGTGATACGGctctgattttttttagtttatgaTAGAAATAGTGTAATATTGGCATCAATTCTGGTCTTCTccatttgttttcagtttctacGTCGCTATttacaacaacaagaaaattgTTGCTCTGCCTTTTGACCGTTAAAAATATTGGCAGCaggttgttttcaagtttctgtTCGAGCACACAGAAAGCGACAAACCAAAGCAAATAACTACAAATTTAATCAAGTGGAAAGTTGAAATTTGACAGCGCATTGCAAATATAATATCAAAAGCTTTCTAATTTTGACAGGTAATTACGACCAGAATTAATTAACATAGCAATTAACCGCTAGTTAGCGTATTGTAAAAGTGAAGTGTCATTTGGCAGGTCGCTCTAGGTAGGTCACGGCTGCTTTATAATTGTAACTTACACCAGATGTTGTATTCTTGCTTGATAAT
The genomic region above belongs to Porites lutea chromosome 12, jaPorLute2.1, whole genome shotgun sequence and contains:
- the LOC140921134 gene encoding dynein light chain Tctex-type protein 2B-like, producing MNAKPGSSPVSRLRGLNKSVGGLVRPKLRRVHTANTEKELLKTVDGAAFAGMADDFNLRETTHFQEESRCISTVNVPSFKLRASTRQGFDGKGSALSRGAETVDKQTSFNKESQNCGLDYRDFKSRVIHSRIRELIRQILLSHLDKWEFNPVICGEKCRKISKAIENDVKLLLSARYKITALVYIGAIRDRGIELSSQCAWNPSTDSFSMATFTNDSLHATGIVFATLFSD